The Plasmodium brasilianum strain Bolivian I chromosome 14, whole genome shotgun sequence genome contains a region encoding:
- a CDS encoding protein TSSC1 has translation MYSSKILKNTYYLPYKSKCLNNVNNRLPNQSYNLHYFVLSSYNPFSNNEIHLIEYNDQSLSIRNVEIFDHNGEIEQMVCLDMYGNEDGEKKVLICTSGFCSSGGNTNRMNINDMKYSCSLFIGHINNLDEKEYNENYIEEMTENVEREEDDIRHISFEDGQKREQRQLDEVVGVIEAEKSRDAIEARKAVEAWDAVKARGVYVDRKVDTLLEKKGIEETHQNINKLEENQNSHISNDMKEKEIRCELNISSRNNGNIKKVYLPGEKKKVPLNKLCDLKRSKEYDGIKNIAVDNYEKEFHRIAIIDKYSYNIFEKNKNDMNLIQSNNLKKELNYGVFDPHHENILAVISDIYIYGYDIKSNKEIFSAYTNHKSNLTSIDFNPNIPNVIISSSNDGFIKFWDLRYLKNSFLTINIHSHWVTSLNFNNYHDELLLTTSTDNTVKLHKIEYPNNLNLQKKETNYKLIKTYTDHEESVYKGIWSKTDAWVFASLSYDGKCVVNTVPTEQKYKILL, from the coding sequence atgtattccagtaaaattttaaaaaatacgtaTTATTTACCGTATAAATCTAAATGTTTAAACAATGTAAATAATCGTTTGCCAAATCAGTCATATAACTtgcattattttgtattaagCTCCTATAATCCTTTTAGCAACAATGAGATTCACTTGATTGAGTATAACGATCAAAGTTTATCTATTAGAAATGTAGAAATATTTGACCATAATGGAGAAATTGAACAGATGGTTTGTTTAGATATGTATGGAAATGAAgatggagaaaaaaaagtactcATATGTACTTCTGGGTTTTGCTCATCTGGTGGGAATACTAACAGGATGAATATAAACGATATGAAATATTCCTGTTCCTTGTTCATAggacatataaataatttagatgaaaaggaatataatgaaaactACATAGAGGAGATGACGGAAAATGTTGAAAGGGAAGAGGACGATATTCGGCATATTTCGTTCGAGGATGGCCAAAAAAGAGAACAAAGACAATTGGACGAGGTGGTAGGAGTAATAGAAGCAGAAAAATCAAGGGATGCAATAGAAGCGAGGAAAGCAGTAGAAGCGTGGGATGCAGTAAAAGCGAGAGGCGTGTACGTCGATCGCAAAGTGGATACCTTGCTggagaaaaaaggaatagaGGAGACtcatcaaaatataaacaagtTAGAAGAAAATCAAAATTCACACATTTCAAATGATATGAAGGAGAAAGAGATCAGGTgtgaattaaatatttcctCAAGAAATAATGGAAATATAAAGAAGGTATATTTACCtggagaaaaaaagaaggtgCCGTTAAATAAGTTGTGTGATTTGAAACGTAGTAAGGAATATGatggaattaaaaatattgccgtagataattatgaaaaagaatttCATAGAATAGCTATAATAGACAAAtatagttataatatatttgagaagaataaaaatgatatgaaTTTAATACAATCAAATAATCttaaaaaggaattaaaTTATGGAGTATTCGATCCTCatcatgaaaatatattagcaGTTAtaagtgatatatatatatatggttacgatattaaaagtaataagGAAATATTTTCCGCATATACAAATCATAAGTCTAATTTAACATCCATTGATTTTAATCCTAATATACCAAACGTTATAATATCATCATCTAATGAtggttttataaaattctgGGATTTaagatatttaaaaaattcttttcttactattaatattcaTTCTCATTGGGTTACTTctcttaattttaataattaccATGATGAATTACTTTTAACTACAAGTACGGACAATACAgttaaattacataaaatagaATACCCCAATAATTTAAATCTACAAAAAAAGGAGACAAATTATAAGTTAATTAAAACTTATACAGATCATGAAGAATCTGTTTACAAAGGAATATGGAGCAAAACGGACGCTTGGGTTTTTGCGTCCTTATCATACGATGGAAAGTGCGTTGTGAATACCGTTCCTActgaacaaaaatataaaatactcttgtaa
- a CDS encoding hypothetical protein (conserved Plasmodium protein) yields the protein MIEDTIDFIFTVILDAEIYICIFVLLTYLTTKKINKLIKSDIFQNDKLLNRLSKHFYLVDVKAYFSPFKYMFKSIIYHIYYFVTVLFLIYLFRLYVSSKKLIQNHALSFFNVINGDSLTSDDIDLFSSDEETSSSLIVAFLFGVFTSYIFYKNISRIFRGKEKNISIHKHNLLIYFFELAKYNFREYIKTKPKNKKGTRFRFNVDTDVNPHEAAINNNVKAKQRESGKKNDNNTNVIVVKPRRNPLFDMFRIVYFHNHVLNNEKLLYNNHINSTVEDEKKNEKSRNSLLFILLKILWTILLNISNENSNKKTSVQQNNNSKDTQVNSKQMGKSADEMTPTADQAKFEQLEESKEDMKQNNNNVNAKKMEKREESVEQNNDNVIVEQVEKREVNVKQNNDNENTEQQEKREESVEQNYDNVIVEQVEKREVNVEQNNDNENTEQQEKSEENLKQNNDNTNVEQMEKIEGSKQQSKEEKGVKATEQKSNDDNILVSENLDELIKEMIMKGRKLIGENKEELKNAKNENIKKNVKSDKQDNNIIKLCDFNIKTYEVYTCKSRFEFKSIIEVLMLHVPIYFFFKNKLYVKTFFTLAMYLLNLMVWNFITFVSMIKPNLFVYYYVFNEHISQILSESISENEKNLILHFFYGFFCASIIYLKYHFNMEFKLIKMDDMNHFRALINKCLNETHKLKLKKIIKNYEYLKIFPLVLDQKNKRIYIEQSLLRSAEELEQVYKKRKLKNTKMYLQNIKHIVKYCDEDTANELVRTLKFVLLNELPRKVALNLSFRLCNEIYDKMKINNNLIPQSTSEHPSDCMCASLKNSIMHNLMKCAEDIKSNESASKNTNECANGYTNDYASGNTNECASVNMTEENTKIMDQTKTE from the coding sequence atgatagaaGATACGATAGACTTCATTTTTACCGTGATATTAGACGCAGAAATATACATTTGCatctttgttttattaacatacttaacaacaaaaaaaattaataagcTAATTAAATCTGACATTTTCCAAAATGATAAATTGCTTAATAGATTGTCAAAACATTTTTACCTTGTTGATGTGAAGGCATATTTTAGTccctttaaatatatgtttaagaGTATAATTTACCATATTTACTATTTCGTAAccgttctttttttaatttatttatttcgtttatatgtaagtagcaaaaaattaattcaaaatCATGCTTTGtccttttttaatgttataaatGGTGACTCCTTAACATCAGATGATATTGATTTGTTTTCAAGTGACGAAGAAACTAGTAGTTCTCTTATCGTAGCATTTCTTTTTGGAGTATTTACttcctatattttttataaaaacattagCAGAATTTTTAgaggaaaggaaaaaaacataagtatacataaacataacttattaatttatttctttgagttagcaaaatataacttcagagaatatataaaaacgaaaccaaaaaataaaaaaggtacTAGATTCAGATTTAATGTAGACACAGATGTTAATCCTCATGAAGCTgctattaataataatgttaaggCAAAACAACGTGAAAGTGGTAAGAAGaatgataataatactaaTGTAATAGTAGTGAAGCCAAGGAGAAACCCTTTATTCGATATGTTTAGAAtagtatattttcataatcatgtattaaataatgaaaaattattatacaataATCATATAAATAGTACAGTAGAGGACgagaagaaaaatgaaaagagcAGGAATAGccttctttttattcttttgaaaattttatggACTATACTATTAAACATATCAAATGAAAATTCTAATAAGAAAACAAGTGTgcaacaaaataataacagtaaggATACTCAAGTGAATAGCAAGCAAATGGGAAAAAGCGCCGACGAAATGACTCCTACAGCTGATCAAGCAAAATTTGAGCAATTAGAAGAAAGTAAAGAAGatatgaaacaaaataataataatgtaaatgccaaaaaaatggaaaaaagggaagaaagtgtggaacaaaataatgataatgtaATTGTCGAACAAgtagaaaaaagagaagtaaacgtgaaacaaaataatgataatgaaaataccgaacaacaagaaaaaagagaagaaagtGTGGaacaaaattatgataatgtAATTGTCGAACAAgtagaaaaaagagaagtaAACGTGgaacaaaataatgataatgaaaatacCGAACAACAAGAAAAAAGCGAAGAGAATCTGAAACAAAACAATGATAATACAAATGTCGaacaaatggaaaaaattgaagGAAGTAAACAACAGAGTAAAGAGGAAAAAGGTGTCAAAGCGACTGAGCAAAAGTCCAATGATGACAATATCCTTGTTAGTGAAAACTTGGATGAActtataaaagaaatgataatGAAAGGACGTAAATTGATTGGTGAAAATAAGGAAGAActgaaaaatgcaaaaaatgaaaatattaaaaaaaatgtaaaaagtgATAAAcaagataataatataataaaattgtgtgattttaatataaagacATATGAAGTATACACATGCAAGTCCCGTTTCGaatttaaaagtataatagAAGTATTAATGTTACACGTaccaatttattttttttttaaaaataaattatatgttaaaactttttttaccCTTGCTATGTACTTACTGAATTTGATGGTATGGAACTTCATAACATTTGTATCAATGATAAAACCAAACTTATTTGTGTACTACTATGTGTTTAATGAACACATTTCTCAAATATTAAGTGAGAGTATAagtgaaaatgaaaagaatcttattttgcattttttttacggATTTTTTTGCGCttccataatatatttaaaatatcattttaatatggaatttaaattaataaaaatggatgATATGAATCATTTCCGAgctttaattaataaatgtttaaatgAGACCCACaaattgaaattaaaaaaaataattaaaaattatgaataccTTAAAATCTTCCCATTAGTTCTtgatcaaaaaaataaaaggatatATATCGAACAAAGTTTATTAAGAAGTGCAGAAGAATTAGAGCAAGTATACAAGaagagaaaattaaaaaatacgaaaatgtatttacaaaatataaaacatatagtTAAATATTGCGATGAAGATACAGCTAATGAATTAGTACGAACACTGAAATTTGTTTTGTTAAACGAATTACCCCGTAAGGTTGCACTTAACTTGTCTTTTAGATTATGCAATGAAATATACGAtaagatgaaaataaataacaatttaATTCCACAATCCACATCCGAACATCCCTCCGATTGTATGTGTGCCTCTCtgaaaaatagtataatgCATAATCTTATGAAATGTGCAGAAGATATTAAATCTAATGAGTCTGCTAGTAAAAACACTAATGAATGTGCTAATGGATACACAAATGATTACGCCAGTGGAAACACAAATGAGTGTGCAAGTGTTAACATGACAgaagaaaatacaaaaattatggaTCAAACGAAAACTGAATGA
- a CDS encoding FbpA domain protein produces MFLQKVSELLICSLLFALCVMNTWVVTVSKRVNLQRKQSFHFISPRTHRSKYVVKKKIFFFNKRKLSVSQCNEENNMDTIFKYTKYGETNDNKYINILEKKANEIKNSKNSFNNYKMKNNKYEEEQNCSYQPLDYTTLHVLSFELNALLQDCVVHHITQADDKTIVLHLNKREKEYYLYICYDNQNPVISLGLKIKKLFNRFIDDDYAQKLNPVLKYSIISNIYMKKSFIKILCIDFILKRKTQEDIDIEDILSNTSISRKVTLLFDLHHNSCISFVINKVNNEILISPHNYITEKTIDKSFKEGHTYIFPTNDECKIIPNHYEFFSSFLKLFKSRKEQNFISSILDLYEGLSYNILLKFFDHLNISSDIKFSDIDPGLLLDFFNNTYIKWIRFLNLKEKCDTLIFYPHFDHTLNIYCVVKFLTRKTNYAFLNTPEHKYHSAETRRFLTASVTADITGTEVKQSFADQTVNKSGKDEGAYDYRKEMSKEGYGKDGEEESGMMDIKIESGKMDEAKIESGKMDDAKIESSKLADTKNRETYFETVIELVYYYYGKSLSVNKFYSTLKYCKEFIKKKIPLYEEMLMQYKSEREICEKAYLLHENLNKLSVFNHTISKMKDWIDKKTFDALKLIENELKFNSIEDNRKKYVKRMEEKKQKEELLQKKILNVQPNVIKTSQNLYKGSLLIKVNETDLSSPFIIVGRNSKQNERISTQILKFNDLWFHVHEHPGGHVILRNKKINGKIITADLNVEDINVDDDIKYAANIAAYFSKARKLDKTLVCFTIGKYVLKDNTLSEGAVEVLRYKLVYGRPSKVSSVIKDLKERNKEIELSNKKK; encoded by the exons ATGTTTCTTCAAAAAGTTAGCGAGTTGCTTATTTGTTCTCTCTTATTTGCATTATGTGTGATGAATACATGGGTAGTAACTGTTAGTAAACGAGTTAATTTGCAACGAAAGCAGAGCTTTCACTTTATATCCCCAAGAACACATAGGAGTAAATATGttgttaagaaaaaaatatttttttttaataaaagaaagttAAGTGTATCACAATGCAacgaagaaaataatatggataccattttcaaatatacaaaatatggCGAAACCAATGataataagtatataaatatattagaaaagaaggcaaatgaaattaaaaattctaaaaatagttttaataattataagatgaagaataataaatatgaggAAGAACAAAACTGTTCCTATCAACCATTAGATTATACGACATTACATGTATTATCTTTTGAACTAAATGCATTATTACAAGACTGTGTAGTACATCATATAACTCAAGCAGACGACAAAACGATagttttacatttaaataaacgagaaaaagaatattatttatatatatgttatgaTAACCAGAATCCTGTAATTTCTCTtggtttaaaaataaagaagttaTTTAATCGATTCATAGATGATGACTATGCACAAAAATTAAACCCCGTTTTGAAATATTCCattatttctaatatatatatgaaaaaaagttttataaaaatattatgtattgattttatattaaaaagaaaaactcaAGAAGATATTGATATTGAAGATATATTGTCTAACACAAGCATTAGTAGAAAagtaacattattatttgatcTACATCATAATTCTTGTATTTCTTTTGTTattaataaagtaaataatgaaattttaatttctccccataattatataacagAAAAAACTATAGATAAATCTTTTAAAGAAggacatacgtatatattccCTACCAATGAtgaatgtaaaataattccGAATcattatgaatttttttcttcttttttaaaattgtttaaatCAAGAAAAGAGCAAAACTTCATTTCGTCCATATTAGATCTATATGAAGGACTCAgttataatatacttttaaaattttttgatcatttaaatatttcaagtgatataaaattttcagaTATAGACCCAGGCTTGCTACTagacttttttaataatacatatattaaatggattcgctttttaaatttaaaagaaaaatgtgaCACGCTCATTTTTTATCCTCATTTTGATCACACATTGAACATTTATTGTGTTGTGAAGTTTTTGACACGAAAAACTAATTATGCATTTTTGAATACCCCTGAACATAAGTACCATAGCGCCGAAACACGTAGGTTTCTTACGGCAAGTGTAACTGCAGATATTACTGGCACAGAGGTGAAGCAATCGTTTGCAGATCAAACGGTTAACAAGAGTGGAAAGGATGAAGGAGCTTATGATTACAGAAAGGAAATGTCAAAGGAAGGATACGGCAAAGATGGTGAGGAGGAATCAGGAATGATGGATATCAAAATAGAGAGCGGCAAAATGGATGAGGCAAAAATTGAGAGCGGCAAAATGGATGATGCAAAAATTGAGAGCAGCAAATTGGCTGATACCAAAAACAGAGAAACATACTTTGAAACAGTCATCGAACTGGTCTACTATTACTACGGAAAGTCCCTTtctgtaaataaattttactcaacattaaaatattgcaaagaatttattaaaaagaagataCCACTGTATGAAGAAATGCTGATGCAGTATAAAAGTGAACGAGAGATATGTGAAAAGGCTTATTTGTTACATGAAAACTTAAATAAGCTGAGTGTTTTTAATCATACTATATCGAAAATGAAAGACTGGATAGACAAGAAAACTTTTGATGCATTAAAGTTAAtagaaaatgaattaaaatttaattcaatagaagataatagaaaaaaatacgtaaaaaggatggaagaaaaaaaacagaaagaagaattattacaaaaaaaaattttaaatgttcaACCCAATGTTATTAAAACATCTCAAAATCTTTATAAAGGCTCTCTTTTAATTAAAGTTAATGAAACCGATTTATCTTCTCCATTTATAATAGTAGGTAGAAATagtaaacaaaatgaaagaatatcaacacaaattttaaaattcaaCGATTTGTGGTTTCACGTACATGAACATCCAGGAGGTCATGTcatattaagaaataaaaaaattaatggtAAAATAATTACGGCAGACCTAAATGTTGAAGATATAAACGTTGACGATGATATTAAATATGCTGCAAATATAGCTGCCTATTTTTCCAAAGCAAGAAAGCTCGATAAAACCCTCGTCTGTTTCACCATTGGAAAGTATGTTTTAAAGGATAACACCTTAAGCGAAGGAGCGGTTGAAGTTTTGAGATACAAATTAGTATATGGCAG ACCAAGCAAAGTATCAAGTGTTATAAAAGACCTCAAGGAAAGAAATAAGGAGATCGAACTttctaataaaaagaaatag
- a CDS encoding inner membrane complex protein 1h — MSNQNIPESNKSYEDVNGDINFDELANNMLEKIDKQIYEEVSELHTNSGNISKNNVVTTNFSGEQKIKGNLILPVIKKEQVASNMVRGIHENTMHAGSYPRRVMTALGPLPLPDEFKKNIPEKFVAKPIIEEREIYVSKKERKQREIEIPHVKYEHTFEKVMKQLNVNKLVPSVSEVIKEVPKEVLKPVIEEKIIEVPQGVKYVEVPVEVPCLYPPKIVPKIVTQYVERIVQTIKPVVQEKIIEVPQTVIKQVPKIKTVEVPYYVPRYVEKIVEVPFKPNGEMPQLGTHIPFSVSESFPPLKPTQYLRDKDNGHSEFKNQHSFLSQMNCFNKLSELNIMNCCEPITTNISMPQTTLKPLDNNKMSTSNVSGTPKNLPINYNSLFLNSDNDNRKNENLCNQIENFPHVHNLPDGLRWNYPDGSMNSSVTTHNNIPPLVFTCPPEIGKVTCTKKNIQPDILTKTGVYEFDGFKKKGTSQSLFPPLAHHDRVPFLPSPAVPGTPDVKNIEENN, encoded by the coding sequence ATGTCAAACCAAAATATACCTGAATCGAATAAAAGTTACGAAGATGTCAATGGAGACATAAACTTTGACGAGCTAGCTAATAATATGTTAGAAAAAATcgataaacaaatatacgAAGAAGTGTCAGAATTACATACGAACTCCggaaatataagtaaaaataatgtggTTACTACTAATTTTAGCggagaacaaaaaataaagggaAACTTAATATTACctgtaataaaaaaggaacaagTTGCATCTAATATGGTAAGAGGAATACATGAAAATACAATGCATGCAGGTTCGTATCCTCGTCGAGTGATGACAGCACTGGGACCTTTGCCTTTACCagatgaatttaaaaaaaatattcctgaAAAATTTGTTGCAAAACCTATAATAGAAGAGAGAGAAATATATGtttcaaaaaaggaaagaaaacaAAGAGAGATCGAAATACCACAtgtaaaatatgaacatactTTTGAAAAAGTAATGAAGCAATTAAATGTAAACAAGTTAGTACCAAGTGTTTCCGAAGTAATTAAAGAAGTACCTAAAGAAGTTCTAAAACCAGtgatagaagaaaaaataattgaagtACCTCAAGGAGTAAAATATGTAGAAGTACCTGTAGAAGTTCCATGTTTATATCCTCCCAAAATTGTACCTAAGATAGTAACACAATATGTAGAAAGAATAGTACAGACAATCAAACCAGTAgtacaagaaaaaattattgaagtACCTCAAACAGTAATAAAACAAGtaccaaaaataaaaacagttGAAGTGCCATATTATGTTCCAAGATATGTAGAAAAAATAGTAGAAGTTCCATTTAAACCTAATGGGGAAATGCCACAATTAGGTACACATATTCCCTTCTCTGTTTCTGAATCTTTTCCACCTTTAAAACCAACACAATACCTAAGAGATAAGGACAATGGACATAGCGAATTTAAAAATCaacattcttttttatctcaaatgaattgttttaataaattatcagaactaaatattatgaacTGTTGTGAACCCATAACAACAAATATAAGTATGCCTCAAACAACTTTAAAACCTttagataataataaaatgtcaACTAGTAATGTTTCTGGTACTCCTAAAAATCTTccaataaattataattctctttttttaaattccgataatgataataggaaaaatgaaaatttgtgtaatcaaatagaaaatttcccacatgtacataatttaCCTGACGGGTTAAGGTGGAATTATCCTGATGGATCTATGAATAGCTCAGTCACCACtcataataatattcctCCACTTGTTTTTACTTGTCCTCCAGAAATTGGAAAAGTtacatgtacaaaaaaaaatatccagCCTGATATTCTCACTAAGACAGGTGTTTATGAATTTGAtggttttaaaaaaaaaggaacctCTCAATCTCTCTTTCCTCCTTTAGCTCATCATGACCGAGTCCCCTTTTTACCTTCACCAGCTGTACCCGGAACTCCCGATGTCAAAAATattgaagaaaataattga
- a CDS encoding heptatricopeptide repeat-containing protein produces the protein MILINVRNIIGTGKLIPCQRKTIFEMIFRFMKNKRRGLKEQPRKKPIDIEKKIKNPKKYEEKMHFDTLSKGELYLPESCKAKKLAMLCNRLYYFNINDEELLDRYAERAVVIVNSMNTKEMSLVLNTMRKFNHKNEKLLEAFAKHIPRKLHKGVPQDISLILNAYAHFNFIDNNLFSRICEEIPHKIPYFEHSHISSVINAFYKLKIKDKIIIADMVDEIIERIDEFDTKSLTNIINCFSKMNYKNENKKIIWTKFIEAVKRLYKEFNFLEIVLVTNAFCKKKMKNQNVYKFLSEILSYHIFKMTSLNDTNAFLLCTIAHAFSKVKYYSKELFDYIISHFSNKKNYVSLDTQHFSQLIYSCSVFSLNNELFLDVFTKMVCTRLDEKYHLNEQTLSTIAYSFAKLKFRDTNFFVLLSSYIIKEKISLSPQSLSLLCYSYSKLKIKSELFFYILSLQIIQNMNKFTKQGLSIILSAYSNLRIFNVKMFSLINKYLNLYVENCTNEECTLICKNYEHAIRCIDDEIGPKMEKSVEMDSVNEMGKVHEMDIIDKKNDKLSGESNERNSFLVRTSNIKKELGDFVQILKIKMQHFEEKKKLTQEHAGFHLMDEKGQMGEEHSEVEVEENDESFFSIFNENDILCDEPKDGTTNRSDNNSEQPSHFINPDVLFNNMDDHADDIKKKETTLKMYEKMFLTDTQGTTYNSKEVPLVNSRLNKQLCNILDNQNSKINENKYQILDEKGNRKTKSLLELMTSNKPPKVNYEKEKLIKSAEQVETEFIKEYINEQNKSNENDKIGRKFKKRKKKIQKILSKKYEPVDDLTTLQEKWRNFYKN, from the coding sequence ATGATTCTTATCAATGTGAGGAACATTATTGGCACGGGCAAGCTTATCCCATGTCAGAGGAAAACCATATTCGAAATGATCTTTCGATTcatgaaaaacaaaagaagagGGTTAAAGGAACAACCAAGGAAAAAGCCTATAGacatagaaaagaaaataaagaatcCTAAGAAATATGAAGAGAAAATGCACTTTGATACGTTAAGTAAAGGAGAATTATATTTGCCTGAATCATGTAAAGCGAAAAAATTAGCAATGCTATGCAATCGTTTATACTATTTTAACATAAATGATGAGGAATTATTAGATAGATATGCTGAAAGAGCTGTTGTTATTGTTAATAGCATGAATACAAAAGAGATGTCTTTAGTGTTAAATACAATGAGAAAATTTAATCACAAAAATGAGAAGTTACTGGAAGCATTTGCAAAACATATACCAAGGAAATTACACAAAGGGGTACCTCAagatatttcattaatattaaatgcaTATGCtcatttcaattttattgACAACAATTTATTCAGTCGAATATGTGAAGAAATACCCCATAAAATCCCTTATTTTGAACATAGTCATATATCTAGTGTTATTAATGCcttttacaaattaaaaataaaggacaaaattattattgctgATATGGTTGATGAAATTATTGAACGAATTGATGAATTCGATACAAAGTCATTGACAAATATTATCAActgtttttcaaaaatgaattacaaaaatgaaaataaaaaaattatatggaCTAAATTTATAGAAGCAGTTAAGagattatataaagaatttaaCTTTTTAGAAATTGTATTAGTAACTAACGCTTtttgtaagaaaaaaatgaaaaatcaaaatgtctataaatttttaagtgaaattttatcttatcatatttttaaaatgacaTCCTTAAATGATACTAACGCTTTTCTGCTTTGCACAATTGCTCATGCTTTTTCGAAGgttaaatattattcaaaagaattatttGATTACATCATTTCTCATTTTTCaaacaagaaaaattatgtatcTTTAGACACTCAGCACTTTTCTCAGTTAATTTATTCTTGTTCTGTTTTTTCCCTGAACAATGAATTATTTCTTGACGTTTTTACTAAAATGGTGTGTACAAGACTAGATGAAAAGTATCACTTGAATGAGCAAACGTTGTCTACTATTGCTTATTCTTttgcaaaattaaaatttagagatacaaatttttttgttttgttatcttcatatattattaaagagAAAATTTCTTTATCCCCGCAAAGCTTAAGTTTACTTTGCTACAGCTactcaaaattaaaaataaaatccgaattgtttttttacattttatccCTTCAAATCAttcaaaatatgaacaagttTACTAAACAAGGTTTGTCTATAATCTTAAGTGCCTACTCAAatttaagaatttttaatGTGAAAATGTTTTCTCTGATTAATAAGTATTTAAATTTGTACGTAGAAAATTGCACGAATGAGGAGTGTACACTAATTtgcaaaaattatgaacatgcAATAAGGTGTATAGATGACGAAATAGGGccaaaaatggaaaaatcgGTTGAAATGGATAGTGTGAACGAAATGGGTAAAGTACATGAAATGGACATAATTGACAAGAAGAATGACAAACTATCGGGGGAAAGCAATGAGCGCAATTCTTTTCTAGTCAGAACgtcaaatataaaaaaagagttaGGGGATTTTgttcaaattttaaaaatcaaAATGCAGCATTTtgaagagaagaaaaaattaactcaGGAACATGCAGGATTTCATTTGATGGATGAAAAAGGTCAAATGGGTGAGGAACATAGCGAAGTTGAAGTGGAGGAGAATGACGAAAGTTTTTTCtccatttttaatgaaaatgatattCTATGCGATGAACCTAAAGATGGTACTACTAATAGAAGTGATAATAACAGTGAACAACCTAGCCATTTCATAAACCCGGATGTGCTATTCAATAACATGGATGATCATGCTGAcgatattaagaaaaaagaaactactttaaaaatgtatgaaaaaatgtttttaacaGACACACAAGGAACTACTTATAATAGCAAGGAAGTTCCCTTAGTGAATAGCAGATTAAATAAACAactttgtaatattttagataatcagaatagtaaaataaacgaaaatAAGTATCAAATTCTTGATGAGAAGGGAAATCGTAAGACAAAAAGTCTTTTAGAGCTAATGACCTCGAACAAACCACCAAAAGTAAATTacgaaaaggaaaaattaataaaatccGCTGAACAAGTAGAAAcagaatttataaaagaatacataaacgaacaaaataaatctaatgaaaatgataaaattggaagaaaattcaaaaaaagaaaaaaaaaaattcaaaaaattttgtcGAAAAAGTACGAACCAGTAGATGATCTTACCACCTTACAAGAAAAATGGAGgaacttttataaaaattga